From the genome of Bradyrhizobium sp. G127:
ATCACCTGCTCGGCTTCGGCCAGCTGGGCCTTGGTGTTGATTCCGCGCACTTCGTCCTCATCGGTTTCGATCACCGCCGCACGCAGGCCAAGCTCGCGCACGATGGTCACCGCATCGGTCAGATAGTATTCGCATTTGCTATTGCCATTGCCGATCCGGTCGAGAATCTTCAGCGCGGTCTTGCCCGCAAAAGCCATCACGCCCGCATTGCAGAGGGTCACGGCGCGCTCGACCTCGTTGGCATCGGCCTGCTCGCGGATCGCAATGAGTTCGCTACCTTCCACAAGCAACCGTCCATAGCCGGTCGGGTCGGCCGCGCGGAATCCCAGAACCGCCAGCGCCGCGCCGTCTCTCAATGCCGTGCGCAATCGCTCGAAGGTGCGTTTGTCAATCAGCGGTGTATCGCCGAACGCGATCAGGATGTCGTCCGCACCCGATGCGATGGCTTCGCGCGCAGCCAGCACCGCATGCGCGGTGCCGAGCCGCTCGTGCTGCACGTACGTCTTCGCCTCGGGGCGTGCGCGCTTGATCTCATCGACCACCACCTGATGATCCGGACCGACCACCACCGCAATCGCATCGTTCTTGTCATCCGGCGCAGCAGCCAGCACATGGGCGATCAATGGCCGACCCGCCACGGGATGCAGCACCTTGGGCAGGCTGGAGCGCATCCGCGTTCCTTCGCCGGCCGCGAGCACAATAGTGAGTGTTGATCTGCTGCTCATGCCTTCTCCTGTGGAGCGGTCTTACCCGAGAGAAGCAGGCGACAAAAGTGTTTTGGATGCCTCCGGATGCGCGCATACGGCCCCGGTTCTGTTAATCTTTCTCCAATGATTCGCGGGGCTACGGGAGGGGCCGACGCACCATGGCCAAGGATCGCAACCAATTCCGTGACGATCTGCCGGACGACGATGGAGCCGGCTGGATCAATCGTTTCCTTGCGGAGGAGGATGAATTCGACGGGCGCTCGATGTGGCGTCTGGCGTCCTGGGGCGCGGGTTCGGTGGCGGCCCTGGTGGTCGCGATCCTCGCAACACGTTCGCCGGCAGCGATCAACCGGGATCAAACGGCGGCGGCAGAACTCGCGCGGCAATCCCAGCAGGTGCAGTGGATCGCAAAGGAAAGCCAGAACAAGGCGCGTGAACTTGCGGCGGCGGTCGAAGTCCTCAACGCCGACCGCGACCGGCTGTATACACGCGTGACCGTCCTTGAGCAGGGCTTGGACTCGGTAACCGGCGCACTATCCCGGCAGCCTGAGCCCGCGACAACCGCGCAGCCGACGCCACCTTCGGCTTTGGCCGCCACACCAGTATCACCTGTACCATCGGCCGAGGCCGATCCGATCGGTCCTTCGCGGCCATCCGAAACCCGTGCCGCAGAGACAAAAGCCGAGCCCCCCGCGCCGCTTCCCAAGATTGCGCCCGTCGCTACTGTCGCCGCGGCAACTCCGCCCGCGCCCGCCAAACCCGCCGAGCAGAGAGCAGAGACGCCTGCCACCGATGAATCGGCTGCGCCAACGGTAACCGCTGCTATACCGCCAGATCCGGCAACCAGTGACCTGCCTTCGGCCGGCATCGTGCGCCGCACCGAATTCGGCGTCGATCTCGGCACAGCCAAATCCATCGAGGGCCTTCGCGCGGTGTGGCGTGGCGCAATCAAGACCAACGCGCAGCATCTCGCGTCACTGCAACCCATCATTGTCGTGAAGGAGCGGACCGACGGTCTGAGAATGCAGCTCCGGCTGGTTGCGGGGCCGCTGGCGGATGCCGCCGAAGCTGCAAAAATCTGCGCTGGTCTCCTGACCGAAAGCAACCGCGCCTGCGAGACGTCGGTCTATGAGGGCCAGCGCTTGAGCCTGAGCAGCGAAAAGCCCGTAACCGAAAAGGAAAAGGCCACAGCCGAAGAACGTCCGGTACAGCGTCCGAAACGGCGCAGCCGGTCGCGGGGAGAAGCTGCGGAAGAAAAACCAAAAACCTCCTCATTCAGTTCATTTTTCGGCGGCCGATAGCCGCGGTTCGCGCGGATTCGCCTGTGAGGTTTGGGTTGTATCGCCGTTCGATCCGAACCATATTCGACGCATGAAAAAAGAGCCGTTCAGACTGACGCCCTATCAGGTCCAATGGATTCTGATCGTGGGATTTCTCACCATCGGATACGCCCTCTACCTGCGCTACATGGCGATCGAATTTGCGCAGGTCAGGCTCGAATGCGAGGCGGGATTGCAGACGATGCTGTGCAAGACACGGCTGCTCATGACCTACCTGTTCAAGCACTACGTGTTCGGAATAGCCGCGCTGATCATCGCGCTGCTGCATGTGATCCGCCCATCGATCGTCACCCTCACCGCAGGGCTGGTGGCAGCGTGCTTCGGGATCGTGCTCTACAATATCGGCCTGTCGGGCGTTGCGATCGCGCTGCTTATCCTGGGGTTCGCACGACCCGCGCCCGCGACAGCGTAAGCGCCAGCAGCAGATACAACCCACAGGTCCAGAGCGACTGCCAGTTGGCCGGTCCCTCGTTGAAGCCGACATAGATCGCCGACAGCGCAAGCGTAACAGCAAAGACTGATTCGGTGATCGGACGCGCGCCGGTCGTTGGCCTGTTGAGCGCCGTCAGCAGCAGGAATGGCACGATCGCCATGGTCAGCGCCGCGAACTGGAAATCACGGTAACGGGGATCGAACACGAACCCGAGCGCCGTCTGGGTTGCCAGCGCCGTCGTGACAAGCAGTACAATTCCGAGAATGGTCTGCATGCGGGAGCCGGTGCGATAACCGCTCGGCCCGAGAAGCTCGAGGAATGTCGGAAGCCCGCGGCCGTACATCACCGTATTGGCGACGACCAGCGGCGACAGGATTGCGGCTCCGAACAGCAGGATGCCAACGGTCCAGCCGCCGATGCCAAGGCTTTCCACCACCATCTTGTCGTACGCCACACCGAGCAGCGCGCCGCCAGCGGTGGCGCAGATCGCCACCGTCAGCCATGAACTCAATCGGGGCGACCAGGGCCTGCGGCGCAGGGTCAACAGCGCCACGCCGAAGACAAGCGCGGAGAAGATCATGCCGGCGGCGGCGTAGATCTTCGCGCGCGGGAAATTGGTGATCGGTTCGCCCGCAGGATATTTCAGCGCACGGTCGCCGTTCGCGTCGAACAATCCCCAGTGACCGCCGACGGTCCCTTCCCACATCCGCTTCCAAGGCTGATCGTAGGCCTCGATCAGATTGACGCGAAATTTCTGCTCCCGCGCCATCTGGAGAATTTCAGACACCACGCGGGCCTGATTGGCACGGGAGGGCAATGCCCCCTCCCGCATGCGGCCAGCGCTCGGCCAACCGGTCTCGCCGATCAGGATTTCCTTGTTCGGAAATGCCACCGCCATCCGCTTGCGGATTGAATCCACATGATTGGCGGCGTAGCGCGCCCGAATCGGAAAGTCCTCCCAGTACGGTAGGATATGGATGGTGACGAAATCCACTGCGTCGTAAACATCGCGGTTCTTGAGCCAGAATTCCCAAACGTCCGCGTAGGTGACCTGCATTGGGCCGACCTTGGACTTCACGTAGCGGATGTTCGCTACCAGATCGGCCGCCGTCATTTCACCGCGTAGCAGAACCTCATTGCCGACGATGAAGGCGGTAACGGTGCCCGGATATTTCTTGGCTAGCGCAATACCGGTTTCCATCTGGGTCTTGTTGTCGGTGCGATTGGTGCCAATCCAGACACCGAGCATCACCTTGAGGCCAGCCTTTTCCGCGAGCTCAGGCACCCGGTCCAGCCCGTTGCCGACAGAATAGGTACGAATGCAGCCGGTGACCTTGGCGAGCTGCGCAAAGTCCTCTGCCATCTGTTCGGCAGCAATCACCAGTCCCGGCTCGAGCGGGTTCTGGGCTCCCCGGAACGGGGCATAGGAGACACATTCGAGCTTGGCGGCAGGGTCAATCGGCGCGCGCGCCAAGATGATCGGCGTGGCCAGCCACCACCACACCGCGGCAATCGCACTCAGGGAAATGACGAGAAGGGCCAGCGGCGTGCGTAGGGAAATGGGATCCGTCCTCCAGGGAGGCACGTCGATAACCGGTCGCTGACGGTCTGCCAAGACCCCTGCGGGCAGCAGACCCCGGTCTTCTCGTCGCACACGTTCCAAAAAAACGCGCCAGACTTCTGCCTTGCTGGACAAAAACATAAATGTCCTTCATGGGAATCAGGCAGTTGCGGTAAGGCTATCTTCCGCCGCAATAGGAAGGCATCCATGTGGCGCCGCGCTGAGGTGTGCGGCCCACAATCAATTGGGGATTTCATGCGTCGGGTTCGTACCGGGTTTCGAGTTGCAGTTTTTCAGCGCGTCGCCATCCCTGCCCTGGCGCTGTTTATCGGGATCGGCGCCGCGATCGCCCAGAGCGGCGACAGCCGCGCTCAGGACAATGCTCCCAAGCAGCAGGCCACCCCGGGGGATGCTGCCGCCAAGGACAGCCAGCGCAAGGCGGACGAATTCGTCGAAGCCGCGCAGGCGATCAATGGCCCTGCCGGAAATCCCGAATGCGTCTGGCTTGGCCGGCGCGTCGTCGGGCTGATGTGGCGCGACGATCTCGATACGGCCTTCCGCCATCTCGATCTCTATGAGCGTTTCGGATGCCCAGGCGGCCATATCCAGGCGACGTTCCGCTGCGTCGTGCGGTTTGGCGCCACCATCGACCCCAAGGTCGCCGAAACCCTCAACGGCCGCGTCCATGCCTGCTGGATCAATCCCGCCGCCCAGCCGCAGGCCGCCGCTTCCGCGCCCCCGCCAGCCGCTCCGGCGACTGCAACGCCGCCTGTCCCGGCAGCAGCACCCGCGCCGGCTGCACCAGCGAAATAAGCCGGTCGCGGTTTCACCAGACCGGAACGAATCGGCTTAATTTCCATTGGTTTCCGGCTGCGCCCTCAAAAGGCCATGTCGCCATATGAGTTGTTAAGCTGCGCAGCATAGATAAGCTGCCAAAGCTTCTGACGCTGCCGAACCGAGGGGACAGGTTCGCGATCTGCCACGTTTGGCCCCGTATGGTTTTTCTTGATGCGCGCCATCGTCGCTGTTCTCCTCTGCGTTACCGCTGCCCACGCCGCCCTCTGGGGCGTTCTGCGGGACGAGCAGAAAGCCCCAGACTTCAATGGAATGCTGCCCAGCGTGTCCTATGCTCCGTTCGAGGGGACCGGGCATCCTGACGTCGACAACATCCCGAACGCCGAGAAAATTCGCGCCGATCTGAAAAAGCTGGTTCCGCTCACCAAAGCCATCCGTCTGTACTCCTCCACGGGCGGCGTGGAACTGGTCCCCGCCATCGCCAACGAATTCGGCCTCAAGGTCACCGTCGGCGCATGGATCGACAAGAACGTGGAACGGAACGAGCGCGAGATTGCTGCAGCTCTCGATCTGGCCAAGCACAACAGCAATGTCATCGGGATCGTCGTCGGCAACGAAACCATCTACCGCGGCGAGCAAAAGGTCGAAGACCTCATCGAATTGATCCAACGCGTCAAGAAGCAGACGAATGTTCCTGTAACTACGGGTGAAATTTGGAACATATGGCGCGACAATCCGCAGCTCGCCTCGTCCGTCGATTTCATCGCCGCGCATATCCTGCCGTACTGGGAAAACTTCACCGACAAGCAGGCCGTCGATCAGGCCATGTACATCTACCAGCTTCTTCGGACCGGCTTCCCGGGCAAGCGGGTGGTGATTGCCGAATTTGGCTGGCCGAGTGCCGGCTACAACCTGAAGAACGCCTTTCCAGGCGCATTCGAACAGGCCTCCGTCTTGCGGAATTTCGTGACCCGCGCCGAAGCTGTGGGCATGGACTACAATATCGTCGAAGCGATCGATCAGCCGTGGAAATTTTTCGAAGGTGGCGTAGGCCCTTACTGGGGGATTCTTAATGCGTCTCGCGAGCCGAAATTCGCATGGACCGGCCCCATTGTCGATCAGGATTACTGGAAGATTGCAGGCATCGCCCTGCTGATTGGCGTTTTGCTGTCGCTTCCTATCTTGCGCCTTGCTCATCCGACGGTTCTGCAATCAATCGTTCTGGCGACCGCCGCATGCGGCGTAGGCACTTGGTTCGCCACCGTGTTCGCGTACTGGAACACGCACTATTTCGTCTTCGGATCGGCCTTTGCGCTCACGCTGGGTCTGATTCTTCTTGTGCCGCTTGTTCTGATTGCGATGGCCCGGATCGAGGAAATCGCCACCATCGCATTCGGACGCAAGCCCGCGCGTTTGATCGGCAACGCACCAACAGCCAACGAAGGCTTCTTTCCGAAAGTTTCAATTCACATTCCGGCGTACTTCGAACCGCCGGAGATGCTGAAACTGACCCTCGATGCGGTGTCGCGGCTGGACTATCCGAATTTCGAATGCGTCGTGATCATCAACAATACGCCGGATCCGACCTTCTGGCAGCCGATCCAGGACCATTGCCGCGCGCTGGGCGAACGTTTCATTTTCATCAACGCCGAAAAGGTCGAAGGCTTCAAGGCCGGGGCGCTGAAGATCGCCATGGCGCGAACCGCGGCCGACGCCGAGATCATCGGCATCATCGACGCCGACTATACGGTGACACCGGACTGGCTCAAGGATCTTGTTCCCGTCTTCGCCGATCCGTATGTAGGCCTTGTGCAGGCGCCACAGGATCACCGCGACGGTGATCGCTCGCTGATGCATTACGCCATGAACGGCGAATACGCCGGCTTCTTCGATATCGGCATGGTGCAGCGGAACGAAGCCAACGCGATCATTGTCCATGGCACCATGTGCCTGATCCGGCGCGCAGCGATGGACATGGCGGGCGGCTGGGCCGGCGACACCATCTGCGAGGACACCGATCTCGGCCTCGCGATAGTCGAACACGGCTGGCTGACGCACTACACCAACAAGCGTTATGGCTTCGGTCTGCTGCCGGACACCTACGAAGCGTTCAAGAAACAGCGTCACCGCTGGGCGTATGGCGGCTTCCAGATCGTGAAGAAACATTGGCGCCGATTCCTACCAAACGCCAGCCGGCTTTCACCGGATCAAAAGCGTGAATTCGCACTCGGCTGGCTAAACTGGCTCGGCGCCGAGAGCCTTGGCGTGGTCGTTGCGATCCTCAACCTGATCTGGGTGCCGATCGTCTCGTTCGCCGACATCGCTATTCCCGACAAGATTCTGACACTGCCGATCATCGCCGCTTTCGTGGTCTCGATGTCGCATTTCCTGATCCTCTACCGCCTCCGCGTGCCGGTGAAAGTCGGCCAGATGCTGGGGGCGATGTTTGCAGCGATGTCGGTGCAGTGGACCGTCTCGCGCGCCGTGGCCAACGGCCTGATCACCGACCACCTGCCGTTCGCGCGCACCTCCAAGGGCGGCCTCTCGCGCATGTCGGTGGAGTTTCAGGCGTTCTGGGAAGCGGTGATCGGCATTCTCCTGATCATCGGCGCTATCGTGCTCGTGGCCTTCAATCAAAAGGAAGTCCGCGAGATCGACATCTTTGCGGGCGTGCTGGTGCTTCAGAGCCTGCCATTTTTGTCGGCCGTTGCCATCGCGATTCTCGAGAACTCGCGGATCAACGACTTCAGCTTCTGGCGCAACTCCACGATCCGCGCAGCGGAACTGATCGGGCTTCGCCGCGAGGCAACTCCGGCCGTTACGGCGCAGCAGCCGGCCACCTCAGATGCGCGGCCGGAAGCGAACTGATCCCGGCCCGAGCTTGCCGGTTGCTCGTGCCGTTTCTCTCGGACGCCAACACACGGGTTACTTGAACGCAATCGCCCGATCATGGCCTCAAGCCTGACGCGTTCCTCCAGCTTGCAGAACTTGGCCGCAAACGCGCCTGCCCGGTTGCCGGGAAACGTCTGCATATCGCCCGACGGGTGGTTGCGGCGATCCTGGCACGGACATCCTTCTGCTGAGCCACATTCAGTTGCAGCGCTCGTACCATCCTGAAGCAGTTTCTCGGCGTTTACCGAGAAATTCCAGTCGCAGAAATCGCCCATCACCAGCGCCATCGGTGTCTTCATCGGCCTGAAGGGGCGCAGATTCCACAAGAGACGCCCAATTCAAGCGCAATCGAATCGATACAGCGCAATGTTCGTCTTTCGTTCATGAATTGAGGGCGCTCCCGGCATTGTGCACAGCCTGCCAGCTAGAATCTGAGCACGGGACAGAGCAACTCGTTCGATTCTCGGATGTTTCCGAAGCGAGCCCTAGGACGCTGCACTTGACCCGCACCGACCCTCCACCTA
Proteins encoded in this window:
- a CDS encoding beta-1-3, beta-1-6-glucan biosynthesis protein, with protein sequence MRRVRTGFRVAVFQRVAIPALALFIGIGAAIAQSGDSRAQDNAPKQQATPGDAAAKDSQRKADEFVEAAQAINGPAGNPECVWLGRRVVGLMWRDDLDTAFRHLDLYERFGCPGGHIQATFRCVVRFGATIDPKVAETLNGRVHACWINPAAQPQAAASAPPPAAPATATPPVPAAAPAPAAPAK
- a CDS encoding glycosyltransferase, with product MRAIVAVLLCVTAAHAALWGVLRDEQKAPDFNGMLPSVSYAPFEGTGHPDVDNIPNAEKIRADLKKLVPLTKAIRLYSSTGGVELVPAIANEFGLKVTVGAWIDKNVERNEREIAAALDLAKHNSNVIGIVVGNETIYRGEQKVEDLIELIQRVKKQTNVPVTTGEIWNIWRDNPQLASSVDFIAAHILPYWENFTDKQAVDQAMYIYQLLRTGFPGKRVVIAEFGWPSAGYNLKNAFPGAFEQASVLRNFVTRAEAVGMDYNIVEAIDQPWKFFEGGVGPYWGILNASREPKFAWTGPIVDQDYWKIAGIALLIGVLLSLPILRLAHPTVLQSIVLATAACGVGTWFATVFAYWNTHYFVFGSAFALTLGLILLVPLVLIAMARIEEIATIAFGRKPARLIGNAPTANEGFFPKVSIHIPAYFEPPEMLKLTLDAVSRLDYPNFECVVIINNTPDPTFWQPIQDHCRALGERFIFINAEKVEGFKAGALKIAMARTAADAEIIGIIDADYTVTPDWLKDLVPVFADPYVGLVQAPQDHRDGDRSLMHYAMNGEYAGFFDIGMVQRNEANAIIVHGTMCLIRRAAMDMAGGWAGDTICEDTDLGLAIVEHGWLTHYTNKRYGFGLLPDTYEAFKKQRHRWAYGGFQIVKKHWRRFLPNASRLSPDQKREFALGWLNWLGAESLGVVVAILNLIWVPIVSFADIAIPDKILTLPIIAAFVVSMSHFLILYRLRVPVKVGQMLGAMFAAMSVQWTVSRAVANGLITDHLPFARTSKGGLSRMSVEFQAFWEAVIGILLIIGAIVLVAFNQKEVREIDIFAGVLVLQSLPFLSAVAIAILENSRINDFSFWRNSTIRAAELIGLRREATPAVTAQQPATSDARPEAN
- a CDS encoding glycosyl hydrolase family 17 protein; its protein translation is MAEDFAQLAKVTGCIRTYSVGNGLDRVPELAEKAGLKVMLGVWIGTNRTDNKTQMETGIALAKKYPGTVTAFIVGNEVLLRGEMTAADLVANIRYVKSKVGPMQVTYADVWEFWLKNRDVYDAVDFVTIHILPYWEDFPIRARYAANHVDSIRKRMAVAFPNKEILIGETGWPSAGRMREGALPSRANQARVVSEILQMAREQKFRVNLIEAYDQPWKRMWEGTVGGHWGLFDANGDRALKYPAGEPITNFPRAKIYAAAGMIFSALVFGVALLTLRRRPWSPRLSSWLTVAICATAGGALLGVAYDKMVVESLGIGGWTVGILLFGAAILSPLVVANTVMYGRGLPTFLELLGPSGYRTGSRMQTILGIVLLVTTALATQTALGFVFDPRYRDFQFAALTMAIVPFLLLTALNRPTTGARPITESVFAVTLALSAIYVGFNEGPANWQSLWTCGLYLLLALTLSRARVVRTPG
- the glmU gene encoding bifunctional UDP-N-acetylglucosamine diphosphorylase/glucosamine-1-phosphate N-acetyltransferase GlmU; the encoded protein is MSSRSTLTIVLAAGEGTRMRSSLPKVLHPVAGRPLIAHVLAAAPDDKNDAIAVVVGPDHQVVVDEIKRARPEAKTYVQHERLGTAHAVLAAREAIASGADDILIAFGDTPLIDKRTFERLRTALRDGAALAVLGFRAADPTGYGRLLVEGSELIAIREQADANEVERAVTLCNAGVMAFAGKTALKILDRIGNGNSKCEYYLTDAVTIVRELGLRAAVIETDEDEVRGINTKAQLAEAEQVMQRKLRQAALDAGVTLIAPETVFLAADTTFGKDVTVEPFVVIGPGVSIDDGTVIHSFSNIVGARIGRNASIGPYARLRPGTVLGEGVRIGNFVETKAADLDAGVKVNHLTYIGDTHIGENANIGAGTITCNYDGFDKHRTEIGAGAFVGSNSSLVAPVRIGTGAYIGSGSVISKDVPDDALAVERAEQALRPGWAKRFRDMKMLNRKPKSPK